GGTGACGTCGCCCATGCCTGCGTGTACCACACTGCCTGCCGAGGCGTTTGGCGAGGTGCCGGGCGATGATTGCGACCCAAGCGGGATTGCCGCCAGCGCCATCGCCGCAGCGCACCACTGGAACGCGCGGTGCGGCATCATAACAGGGCGACCCGACGCATCAGCGACAACTTGGCTTCCAGCGCGCGATTGAGCGTAACGGACAGGACTCGGCTGTTGGGCGCCTTCTCCAGCGCGGTGCGACTGTCGGCAATCGCCTTATCAATGATCGCCAGATTGCGCTGCAGCACTGACACCGTGGTTGAGTCCAGCTCACCAAATCGTTCGGACACAATAGCCCGGAGCGCGGCGATTTCGCGTTCGTAGGTCACATCCGCGTTGACGACGGGAACAATCAACGAGGTGTCCGTCACCCGTGCCGGACCCGAGGCCAAGGCCGACTGAACAGCGGCGCGGCGCGCGGCGACCTGCCAGGTAATGGTGGACGTCACCGCCACCAGCACCGTCGCGGCGACGGCCAGGAATCGGACACTCAGGCCGCGCCGCGGTGCGGGCGGTGCGACGCTGCTGGTGCGGGTGGCGCGACCGGCGAGCGGCACGATGGGCGTGTCCAGTCGCGAGGCGATCCCTGCCCACAGGTCTCGCGACGGCGCGATGGCCGGGAGACCCGCAGCCGCCTGGATCAGCTGTTCGACGTCGCGCAGCGTGGCGCAGCACGTGGCGCACGCCGACTGGTGTTCACGCATCCACGCGCGTTCCGGGGCATCGAGCTCGTTCTCCAGATACGCCATCAGGCGATCGTCGAATCGAGTACACTCGGGGTCTCGCCCCTCGGGATGTGGCATATGGTGTGTCATCGTAGGCGATCGTCAGTTTTCAGGACGCTTTGTCAACGGGTCAGGGCTGCACGCAGCAGCAGGCGAGCGCGATGCAACTGGGCCTTGCTGCCGCCCGGGGTGATGCCAAGCTGTTCGCCGATCTCTTCATGCGTGAACCCTTCTACATCGTGCAACACAAATATCTGGCGTGCGCCCCTGGGAAGTCCGGCGATCGCGGACTCCAGATCCAGTCGATCTCCCACCGACGCCGGTCGGCTGGCCACGAGTGCCTGCGCCTCGTCGTCGTCGGTCGTGCGGCTCTGATAGATGCCGACGGATTTTCGACGCGAGAGCACCACGTTCACCGTCACACGGTGAATCCATGTTGAGAACGCCGCCTCGCCACGAAATCCGGGTAGTTTTTCCCAGACCCGCACAAAGACGTCCTGCGTGACTTCTTCGGCGATCATCCGGTCGCCCAGCATGCGAACACACAGGGCATACACACGATCGACCTGCTCACGATACAGTCGTTCGAACGCCTGTCGATCACCCGCTGCCGCCGCTGCGACATCCGGCAGTATCTGGGCCGGAGGTGCCGCGGTGGTTGACGCTGGATTGAGAAGTGGTTCGCTCACAAGCTGCGCGTGCATGTGCCCCGAATTCGAGTCACCGATTGGATGACGCGGGAGGCGAAAGGGTTTGAAGGCCCCGAAAAATCAGCCGGCGCGATCGAACCCCGTCACGATGCCCGGCAATTCCCCCATACGGGTCATCCAATACGTGGGGTTCGCGACGGCCAATTCTGCTCGGGTGAAAGGACCCCACTGGGCCGCCGCGGTACGAACTCCTGCGGCGAGCCCCGCTCCCATGTCGTGAGGCGAGTCACCGACAAAGATGGCCCGGTCCGCAGACGTGCCCAGTCGTTCGAGCGCGAGGAATACCGGCTCGGGCATCGGCTTATGGCGCGAGGTCTCCTCGAACGTGACAATGGCGTCGAAGGCATCGGCAATCCCCACGTGCCGTAGCGAACGATTGGTCATGCCCCGGCCCTTGCTGGTGACAATGGCCGTCACGTGCCCCGCGTGCCGCGCCCAGGCCAAAGTCTCCGCCACATCCGGAAAGAGTGACGTCATGCGTTCGAGATGCAGGTCCTGATAGGCCCGATACTGCTCAACCAATGCCTCGACGTCGCCGGGCCCATCGCTCCATTCCGCCAGCTGTGTGCGCAGGGGCGTGCCAATGCCCGCGGTCCACTGGGCCCGTGACGGGCGCCGCTCGCGGTTGGCAAAGGCCGCCTCCATGCACTCCAGCAGCAAGCCGATGGAGTCGATAAGGGTGCCGTCGA
The Gemmatimonadaceae bacterium genome window above contains:
- a CDS encoding RNA polymerase sigma factor, producing the protein MHAQLVSEPLLNPASTTAAPPAQILPDVAAAAAGDRQAFERLYREQVDRVYALCVRMLGDRMIAEEVTQDVFVRVWEKLPGFRGEAAFSTWIHRVTVNVVLSRRKSVGIYQSRTTDDDEAQALVASRPASVGDRLDLESAIAGLPRGARQIFVLHDVEGFTHEEIGEQLGITPGGSKAQLHRARLLLRAALTR
- a CDS encoding zf-HC2 domain-containing protein, yielding MTHHMPHPEGRDPECTRFDDRLMAYLENELDAPERAWMREHQSACATCCATLRDVEQLIQAAAGLPAIAPSRDLWAGIASRLDTPIVPLAGRATRTSSVAPPAPRRGLSVRFLAVAATVLVAVTSTITWQVAARRAAVQSALASGPARVTDTSLIVPVVNADVTYEREIAALRAIVSERFGELDSTTVSVLQRNLAIIDKAIADSRTALEKAPNSRVLSVTLNRALEAKLSLMRRVALL
- a CDS encoding HAD-IA family hydrolase, which gives rise to MTRLALLFDLDGTLIDSIGLLLECMEAAFANRERRPSRAQWTAGIGTPLRTQLAEWSDGPGDVEALVEQYRAYQDLHLERMTSLFPDVAETLAWARHAGHVTAIVTSKGRGMTNRSLRHVGIADAFDAIVTFEETSRHKPMPEPVFLALERLGTSADRAIFVGDSPHDMGAGLAAGVRTAAAQWGPFTRAELAVANPTYWMTRMGELPGIVTGFDRAG